In Plectropomus leopardus isolate mb chromosome 17, YSFRI_Pleo_2.0, whole genome shotgun sequence, the DNA window ATAGGCGCTCGTGAGTCTAGCAGCTCTACATgttctcagcagcagcagcgttgTTCACTCCTGCAGCCATCACAGCAAAGAACACATTAGGGAAGAAGGATCTGGTGTAGATGGCCACCTTAGGGAGCGAGGGAGCAATTACCACCTCTTTCCTCTTGTTGCTTAGAGTCTTCACAATCTCAGAGGCTGCCTCGTCAGGAGAAACGCCCAGAGGTTTCTTTGTGTACAGCACTGCAAAGAGCATTGAtccaaaataaagcagttttgattttaatgatAGTGAACAGAAAACGTAATCTCAGTAGCGTTAAACTTAACcaaagtttacattttacattcacataaatcttattttttaaatattttttgtatgtcagtggtaaaatgtacaaatacatttaaaagcaaGTAAGTTTGATGTATCTGTGCAGAAATGTTTCTCTTTAATggtactttatacttctactccacttccgagggaaatattttccttttcactCCACTGCATTAATTGAActgcttttgtattttgtagATCAAGGCCCTGATGGTCATCAATAATTTGGCCCCAGAggggcacaaaaaacacagactggGCATCAAATCTGTTCTTTAATATGTCAAAGACCCAGCTGTTGTTATTGGGAAAACTGGTCCTAATGATGATTCTTGAGGGTTAAATCAATCAGAATCATCCTCTAGGGACCAAGAATATACAGTAGTTATCAAGATGTGCTTTTGCCTGGTTTCCTCTGATTTTACTCACATGACCAGATGGATTTGGTGGTCTCTGCCTCTGTGCTTTCAGATGATGCAGAGGGACTGATGAAGGTGTGGTTGATGGTGCTGACAGAGATGCCGTACTCCTCCACCTCAGCTCTCAGGCAGTCGAAGAAGGCCTGAACTGCATGTTTCGAGGCTGCATCTGCAAAAAATATGCAAGGTAAGACATGGTATCTTTACATTATAGTCATGTACACACCATCAATGTGCTACGTGTAGCAGATAAAATGTTTGCAATGTTCATGATCTCAGTTCAGCATATTAGCGTGCTAACATTTGCAAAGTAGCACGAAACATTAAGTACAACTGAGGCTGATGGGGATGTCATTAGTTCGTCAAAGTAAAGGACAAGTTAAAAggttgacctgatgatggcactagatgaaaagtcagagaaCCACCAAGTCTGGACAAAAATGGTGGATCAACTGAAGGATCAATATATTCATCCCTGGAGCCGTactgctagcatggctaaaaatgtagcaaaaattATAAGCACAAGGCCGTTCCTATCATTTATTTAGTGAAAGGAAGTAGTGAGACCTCATTAGAGAAAGGCAGAATAATGTTAATAAGTGCTTTGGGGTGGTAGAGCAGGTTGTCCAATGATCCGAGAATCTGCAATTCagtccccagctcctccagcctATGTGACAAAGTGTCCTTAGGCAAGATACTGagccccaaattgctcccattggtgtgtgagtgcatgtgaatgtttaACTGATGAGCAGGTAGCCCTTgtcaccagtgtatgaatgtttctttgattggttgaatttggcatgtcgtgtaaaagcactttgagtggtcagaagacCAGAAAGgcgctatacaagtgcaagtccatttaccacttcaaataactgttaaaaatgtgtttctcttcTTAAACTTTTTAACTCACATGCAGTGCGAAAAGGCACAGCCAGCTTCCCCTGGATGCTGTTTACCAGAAGCAGGTGACCAGTTCTTCTGGAGATCAATGAGGGCAGCAAACCTGTAACAGAAATATGTCAAcacaatgcaaaacaacaacatcactATTATACTTTTAGagattgaaatgtgtttttattgtctaCCTTTGGCCAGTGTGGCTGGTCCAAAGTAGTTGTTGTCCATTAGTAACTTGTCCATCTCCAATGACACACTCTGTGCAGGAGCTTTGACCTTCATGCTGCTGTTGAAAATCAGGATATCCAGGCAGCCGTAACACTCCAGGATCTCTGAGATCACCTCAGGCATGCTCTCCATATCTCCAAAATCCAGCAGCACTAGTTTGGAAGGAAACGtctgaaaaacagtgatgacaaGGAGGTACATTTACCatacagttttgaggtatttcaTGCTACCTTATAGTTTTaattcactacatttatttgccAGCCAGGGTTCCCCacactttcatttatttgtggtgggctGCTGCAATAAAGCATCTGCCGACAtgtaatgattttatatttttggatcCAGACTGCTCATTAGGAGCCTTAGTGGATATTGTTGCGCCACACTCTCGGAGTGCAGAGTATACTCTGGGCATagagggagcagcagaacgtcaggcacagtgaaagtgtaACTTTCATTGTGCTGGGcctaaaagtttgctttaacttgtttctgcagcagctgctcctctatTCCATcagtctgatctgatcagctctgacctgCTCCACTGATCAGTAATCCACATtgtgactcaaactcctcacactgctgctgatGAGACAAAGATCTCATGATGAGTCACGCCTGCGCTGCAGGacccgcaaaaaaaaaaaaaaaaattataaaaaataaagatgtttaaaatgtttaaaaataaatacaaatttgtgCATCAAAACTCTATGTTTTACCATTTAACAACTCACTACCCCTCAGATTTATCTGGTGTCCTCTCAGAGGGGTGAGACCTTTAGGTTGGGAACAACTGGTTTAAACTAAATGTATATGAAGTAGTTAAAACTAGCTCTACCTTAAGCAGTTACAACAGCAAAATGCTGCCTTTAAATTGATGCATCAGTATTAacaatcaaatattttcagacatGATAATATATCAGGCATGGGGGACATTTTCCTGCAGAAAGAGTACTTGTACTTAAGATACTTAAAATACATTGAGCTGATAATATGTAGTGCATCTATGTGtaaatgcagaacttttacttatAATCAAGTATTTTAGTATGTGTGGTATACTTACTACAGTTGGGTCCGAGGCATTTGCCAATTCATCTGCGAGTTCCTCAAGTTTCTCCCAGCTCTTCCCACACAGGATCAGCCTCGCTCCTCCTCTGTGAAACACACCTGCACATTCTGCATTGAcaaatttttggaaaaaaaaagatgaaaacaagaCAGTTGAATTAAATGGATGACCAGAATCTTTGTACTTTGCTGAgcaatttcttattttgttaaagGACGTTACCTTTTCCAAGTCCAGATAAAGCATCAGTTATAACCACCACCTTGTTGCGTACAGATGTTTTAGACAACAGACTGATGACCACACTATAGAGGTAGAAAAATCCAGCTGTCAGCACCACTACACATGGCACCAGGAGAACAGTGGTGGTCCACACAGGGTCCATCTCCTGGAGCATATCCTGGAAAATgtttattatcatattaaatgtccagaattaaatcaaacaagcatatatatttctgttattgtttgcaCGTATAATTGAATGAAAAGTTCGACATTCTGttgaaatatgcttatttgctttctggCGTTAAATCAGGGGAAGAAAGCAAATAATTGTGTAGGTGTTAGCtaacaggtttttgtttttaaagtatgttCAGTGATTTAAACATACTTTTTGAGATGGAAGGTGGTTTCTCTGATGATGCAGATGAAATGGGATGGGATGTCAAAGACCATCTAGGATCTGATGAACAtgatttgcataaaaaaatgaggGTTTCATACCCAAAAGCTCTCCGGCTCCGTAACATTGGAATCCATCTCACCCTCTACAACCATTTTTAATATCTAACTATGCTTACAcctctgaaataaaaacagagaagacATCTTTCAAAATATTCTTACATTAgtgatcaaaacaaaaattatatatatggCATCATTTGgatttttcagtatttatatacatatacaatcTATAGTCTATGCTGCATGCTGCATAAAATCACAATTCCAAATCctaaaactgaatttttatttatttatttgtttttgagacacaacacaacctgaacaagaaacaaaacaaccacaaagagacaagaaatgaccaaagaaacaaccacaaagacactacaaagaaaaatcagtacaaagagacaaaaaaatactataagGGCAAGTAAAAcatccacaaagagacacaaaaaagaacaacaaagtagcacaaaacattcacaaagagagacaaaatgtcctcaaagagAAATCATTTGACCACAACGATatgcaaaactacaacaaagatgcacaaaatcacaagaaaaagacaagtattaccacaaagacatgcacaa includes these proteins:
- the dhrs7ca gene encoding dehydrogenase/reductase SDR family member 7C-B isoform X2, translated to MLQEMDPVWTTTVLLVPCVVVLTAGFFYLYSVVISLLSKTSVRNKVVVITDALSGLGKECAGVFHRGGARLILCGKSWEKLEELADELANASDPTVTFPSKLVLLDFGDMESMPEVISEILECYGCLDILIFNSSMKVKAPAQSVSLEMDKLLMDNNYFGPATLAKGLLPSLISRRTGHLLLVNSIQGKLAVPFRTAYAASKHAVQAFFDCLRAEVEEYGISVSTINHTFISPSASSESTEAETTKSIWSLLYTKKPLGVSPDEAASEIVKTLSNKRKEVVIAPSLPKVAIYTRSFFPNVFFAVMAAGVNNAAAAENM
- the dhrs7ca gene encoding dehydrogenase/reductase SDR family member 7C-B isoform X1; protein product: MVVEGEMDSNVTEPESFWDMLQEMDPVWTTTVLLVPCVVVLTAGFFYLYSVVISLLSKTSVRNKVVVITDALSGLGKECAGVFHRGGARLILCGKSWEKLEELADELANASDPTVTFPSKLVLLDFGDMESMPEVISEILECYGCLDILIFNSSMKVKAPAQSVSLEMDKLLMDNNYFGPATLAKGLLPSLISRRTGHLLLVNSIQGKLAVPFRTAYAASKHAVQAFFDCLRAEVEEYGISVSTINHTFISPSASSESTEAETTKSIWSLLYTKKPLGVSPDEAASEIVKTLSNKRKEVVIAPSLPKVAIYTRSFFPNVFFAVMAAGVNNAAAAENM